AGAAGCCCcaagaagggagaggaaaaCTAAAATAGAGGGATGGAACAAGAccatgatgagatgatgttggaTTCTGTTGGATTCTGCTTGGttgattctctctctctgggaAGGATCTCTCCCTTATATATACATTTCCAAGATGATTCTGCCCTGTTAAACCCACCATCTGTCTTTAGCATCATTGGGCTAATCAAGGAGAGGCCGGTGTATACGCGTCACGGAGGTTCATCTTCTTAGCAAAGCCGCTCTCGAGAGATGTTAGTCGCAATGATTGTTAGTCATGAGGTTTTGTATTACTGACATGCAACTCTTGGCTAGAACCTGATCCATTTACACCCCACAAACATAATAAAGGTTAATGCTACAAATTGGTATATTCACAGTAATTTACTAGTGAATTATCTTAGCTTAGCAGTATAAGTTACAAGACACACACAGATATCATCAGGTAGTTTACAAAGACATCATTTCAAGCCCCATAATGCGATATTTCCAGCAGTCAAGTCTATCTCTGGGAATAGCAAAGATAAACAGCTAAGTATTTACGTTATATGCATATAAAATTACCTCTCCTTTTCTATCATTCAGTACTTTATCTTGTTGTCCATAGAGAAAATGTACTCTTTGCTGATGGTCTCATTATGTTGTCCAGTAAACTGCGAAACTAAGCTTTGTGATGCTTGTGGGGCGTACCATCGGTAAAGCTCGTTCTTCTCTTTGGAGTTAGTGCCAAAAACAACATGAATGATGACAAGTCTCCTACTCCGCCACGTAAATAGTTATAGGCagaaagatgatgctgaCCCTAGAATCATAGATATGATGTGAACTAACTGGCGAATGCTCCATATCTGTTAGAAACTTTACCTTGTCTGCTTGTATACGTCGTCTCGCATCTCAGCCACGGTCCGTTGGCTATTCCATTTGGGGCTATCGCTGCGGTGGGCTGTGGCTGCAGTAGGCTCGCTTTGCCTCGCTTTGCCCTTTGTGGTAACGGCTGCGGTAGGATTGGCTTTTCCGTTTGGGGCCATTCTTGCGGTTGGGCAGCTTTTCCTATTGGAGATAGCGATACGAGTTGATCATTACCCTACGAGTGTTTGACAGGATTTGATCAACTCGAATCCTATAGATACTAACTTAAAACCAAGTTATTTAGTGAAGAGTAAACATATATGCATAATTAGCATTCGTATACCTTTAACAACTCGGGCCCATCAGACTCATTATAAAAGCAAGACTCTGTTAATGCCTTTACACATTCACTTCTACAACCCATTCCAACTTTTGCTTAATACCCACACCAAGTTCTTTGAGAATAACAACTCATATCCCTTGTCGCATCACTAAACGTTTTTCCCCGTCATGGTTGCCATAGATCAGTCATCTCGTATTCTCGTGTTTGCTAGAgcggatgatgatgattcttgCGCTCGCCCTACCACGGACGATAATGGAGACGTCTTAAGCATTGGCATCACGACACACACGCTATTGAAGATTCTCTCGGCTGTCTTTCTCGGCCTGACTGTTCTCAACAGCATAATTCACATTACGCGACATCTTACCAGATACACCGCTCCAATTCAGCAGCGACAAATTATCCGGATAATCTTGGTCCCTACCGTCTTTGCCatattctcttttctttctgtaCTATTCTATCAGACGTCCATATACTTGCGTCCATTGGCTGAAATCTACGAATCCATCGCTATTCCCGCAATCTTCATACTCTACGTTCATTACGTTTTCCCCGGTAGCCACTCATGGCGGGAACTTTTTTATCGGCTTGAAGATCCATATAGTAGAGAGGCCAGCATTGCTGGCGGCGATGTGACTTGGTTCAAACGCACCTGCGTCTTTGTTTTCCAGTATGTTAGATGCAACTAGAGCTCTATTGTGTGTTTGCTAACCCAGCTGTGTTACAGATACCCAATCTCAAAAACAGCTTCTTCGATTGTGGAGATTGCCACGCAAGGCGCTGGAGTGTACTGCGTCAACTCGCTGGCTCCGCGCCATGCACATCTTTGGTGCGAGATCATAAATGTTCTGTCAATTGTGTTGGCCGTACCGCATGTCATTCGCTTCGAGCGCCGAATGAAGGAACACATTGATCCAAATCACAAGCCTGGAGTCAAACTGTGGACCTTTAAAggttttgttttccttcAGTTTGTACAGTTGATCCTCTTTGGGTTACTGAATGGCCGACTCTCTCACCCAACTGCGTCCATTACTTTCAATGACCTGTATTATGGTATTCCTGCTACTCTGACCTGTATAGAGGCATGGATTTTCACGATTATTTTTATGTGGTCTTTCTCAACGAAAGAGTATGCGCCCAAAAACATTGATGGACAATGCCATCGTATGCCCTTTTGGCGCGCGCTTCTGGACTCTCTCAATATTGCAGACCTTGTTGGAGCAATAGCCACATTGATCCGTATTCTGATGGAAGGAAATTGGCAACCGGTTAGAGAAGACCAAAACGGTGGCGAAAGAAAGTGAATAGACGACATTACGAGGCAATTCGAAGGACTACATCTGTACCAGCCCCGTCTGCATCGAGCATTCACtagatcaaggccaacacACCGCATTCAGGGCCGTGAAATAATGAGCACATCTGGTGGAGCAACATAAGTATTGGAATGGAGTAGAAGAAAGGATTTGGGACTGTTTATATGGTATTCAGTATCAAACAAAGTAGAAGGGATTTTGTTTTACAGCATAAAGGCACATTTCATACTTAGTAACTGCATTTAGAGAAATTACAACATTTAAAAAATATTCAAGTGTATTCTGCATGCCCCTTGACTGCTAATGTCTTAGCTGTACTTTGTAATGAACGCTTGTGCCTTTGCTAAACTCATCGAATTCTTTAAGAATGCGAGTACACCTTGCACCCAGCCTCGCCTAAATTCAACGTCCAATTTCTGAACATGTTTGTTTTGCAAACATGCCATAGCCGCAGAAAGAGGCCATAGCATCAGCATGCCTCTGAGGCTGTACAACTCTTCTGTCGATTGCGGGTCATCCAGACCACCAGTTGCCGTCAATTGAAGCATGGACGGCACAGTCATACAAAGGTCATTGATGATCTCCATCAGCAGTGCAGCAGTAGACGAAACAATAGACTCATCAATTCCAGGTGTATTGGTATCGGAGCGTAATGAGTCGACACTCGGGTGAGCACACTCGAGGATAGCGAGATTTAGCAATAGACGAGTACCGCGGTAGAGGTTTGTGGATAATGCGGCGAGGAAGCTATCGTATATGAGCATTTCGGTTGGAGAGCCTgagaggctgaagagctctCGAGCCCATTGTGGCCGGCTGTGAGCGTTTACGGGGCAAATTCGGGTTGAAGCCCATTCCCCGGGGCTGGTGTTTCGCTGATACCACTCTTCCAGCGCTTCATCAAGATCCATAGGCTCCTGGAGTCGTGGGTGCAGTTTCTGTGATAGGTTTCCGTTCGGTTTCTCATTTTCAATTGATGAAGACTGCTGCGTGAGATCATATCGCATTTGACAGGCTTTGTGCATAAGAGTGGTCAAGTCGGATCTGGGGTCGCTTGTTGCATGTAGTTTCATATCAGCAAGAAACGATGGTGGTGGCTCATTGTTGGCGAGACAAAATATGAGCTAAAGGGAAATTAGTAAAGGGTTGCTCATCCAGACATCTGCGGTCTTGAAGCTGAGAGAAAGCGGGACGCATACGGTTTGCATGTGGAGGACGGGCGCATAACAGGGTTTGTCAAGTCGTTTGCTCCCCTCGCCGCCCTCCCAAAAATGTTCCAGGATGGAAATGGCTCCCCGCAGGTGGATAGCGTAAATCCCATCAAAATCTGTCGAGGTCATAACCTATTTACCATTAGTATTCAAGATTTACGATACAAAGATGAGACACGACTGACTTCGTAAATGCCCAGGAGGAAAATACCGAAGAGGACTTCCTCCATCTTAATCTTCCCAGCAGTAGATTTAGACATTACGCTTGCAAATCGACCGAGGGCATCGTTATAGAACACAACGGCagcatccttggcctcttgggACTTGAGCCTGCCACCAAAGTTTACCAGTGAAAGCGCTGACAATGCAGAATGAAACCATGAGTTTGGCGACGAGTCTGCCATCATTTGAGGAATCTGATCGAGCGAGCCTCTGATCTCTGCAACACGGTCTTGTGGGCTTGCAAAATCGTAGAGGAAACGCAACTGAACCATATGTTGAAGCGATGGACGCAAAGAAACCGACTTGGGGACTAGGGCGCTATTGGAATATGCTTGTTGCGATGATGCTACTTGCATGCTGTTCGTCCCTGCCGGCGAAGGAGAACGCCTAGGCCTAGttgctcgtcgtcgccatTTCGACTTTGCAGTCTCTGCTGCATGATGGCTTTGGTTCCGTAGAATCAAGTCGAATGTGTCTTTATACTCGCATACTTGGGTGGCTTTTCTGCAGCGCAAGCAGCTAGGCTTATTTTCATCACACTGGCATGGTTAGCACAGTTCATTCAGTTTAAGAAAAGTAACCCCAAGCCAGGCCTGAGAATCTTCTCAATGAAAAGGCGCAATCTCTCAATAAAATATTGTTACCTTGACTTTGATAGAAACACATCTCCGACAACCTTTGCTAGGACCGTTATATGGCATAGTTATTGCTGACGCGTAATGAGCGGTGGTGGAGGTCGATCTATTGTAGCCTGGTATATTTACAGCGGTTAAAACAGGCCTCCCTTCTACGGGGGATGTGCCCGGAATTAAATAAGGCCCGGTTCGCTCCCTGTTGGCTCTCTGAGCATCAACAAACCGAACAAAACGGGTTTTAACCGGATATTAGGGAGTAGGAGCCCGATGGATTATCAAGTAGTGTGACATGCAGACGCCATGGAAGCAATGGATGTTTTTTGGACTAAACTTGGAGAGCTATTTTATAACTATCTTAACAGCAGCTCGATGGTATATACTATTCGCAATTTGGATCAGGATGTACCTCGAAGTTTTTACAGTGAGCGTAGATCGGTATGCGGCTCCCTGGGCTAGGGACAGGGCTGGATATGCAACTTGCCAGCTACTTATTTAGTAGTggttatatatttactactCCTTTACTTCCTCCAATACCATTGCCCACATGGCTGTTTTTACTCCAGTCTCCGTTGACGAAATCGTGCGAAAAGACGCAAGTTCCTTTGGGgagcttctctcttctcctctctctctgcagcTTGTTTCTCTTCGGCTGTAATGCGACCCGTGAAAAGGTCCATTGATGCTGGCTGCACGCGACAGTATCGAAAGAGGAGTTTTGGACCCAATATGAGCACAATATGAATGGGAATTCCCACATAAGCGAACACGAATGGCTTCGCCTGAAAGGACGGTATAAAGTTGTTTACGCCTAGAGAATGAAAATATGTTAGAATGCATTTTGCTGCCAATTGAGTAACGAGAGCAGCCAAATCCCAACATACCATTAAACAAAATAACAAGACATGTAATGAAAAGGCTTCCAGAGACTCTCAATTTCATCCACGACTCGGTATAAGGAAGGCTAGCGCGGGGCATATTTTGTGCCTCCATACCGCGCCGGAATGACAGATAAGTAACCATGATGCTAATCCAGTTAAATAAGCCGAAAATGGTGGCAAGCGATACAAGATCGCTGAATACCTGATTACTGCCAGTCGTGACGTTCATTAGCgccaagagaaagaagatggaagccGTTCCAACCGCCACAATAGGGACAGCGCCGTAGGTCCTGGTAAATATTTGAGGCAAGTAGTTGTCACGAGCTAGGCCGTAGAGTGTTCGTGATGcgatatatatatctatCCGTCATTAGCGATGCGGCGCTATTATGATCATTTGATGCACTCACCCGAGTTTGCTGCGCTCAACACAAAAACAAGCAGGCAGCCATTAATGAAGCCCGGGAGAAAACTGATGCCTGCATCCTTGATCGCCACAATAAAAGGAGAAGCGCCTATTACATAGTAAGTAAATATGCATAAGAGTCCATATATTGAGAAGGGTAATAAGATCGGCATACCAGCTCCTGTCTTTGAGTGAGTTGCAGTCATCAAGTTAGGGCTGTTGTACGGCACAACCAAACCCAAGAGAAAAACAGCCCCTACATAAAGAAACAGAATACGCCAGAATGTCTGTCGTATAGCACGAGGAATCACCTTCCATGGCTTGTCTGCCTCTCCAAAGGCCACACCGACGACCTCTGTTCCCATGTATACGAAGCCCGCGCTGACCATGCAGGACCACCAGCCCAGAAACCGCCCCGTTGCTCCCTCAACGAGATGGGCATTGAAAGCTCCAGGATCTTTCCAGTAGCGGAATCCGAGTCTGTCATGATTCGGGCCTCCGCCGAGATCAATGACCAAGCAGAGTATCATCAGTCCCAGAATCACGAGGGTCTTGATGATTGCGGCGACAAATTCGATTTCTCCAAAAACCTTGACTGGGAAAAGCTAAAGTGGTTTGTTAGATTCCATTTATTCAGCTTGAGGGATTGGTCGAGACTAACATTGATAAAAATGATCGGGACTGCAAATGAGACAATCCAGACGCCAACATTGACATGGGGCAGCCAATACTGCATTATGAGGCCGGACGCGGTCAAGTTGTTGGCTAAAAGAACGGCATACTTGCAGAAGTAGTTCAGTCCTGTTGCGAATCTATGTCAAGTTGCAACTTGTTAGTTGACCATGATTGGATCTCCATGAATAGTCGAATACTTACCCATAGGCTGGATCTACAAAGCGTGCTGCGTATCCACTGAATCCCTTGTCCATGGGAAAGGCCGTTGCCATCTCTCCGTAAGCAACAAGCACGTTGTAACAGATAAACCCCAGAATGGCAAATGCTATCAGCATCGAGCCAGGCCCTCCGTTAGCTAGAGCAGCGCCCGTTGCAATCAGCAGTCCAGTACCAATAGAGCCGGCGATCGAAAACATGTTGATTTGCCGGCTGTTGAGGTTCCTCTTGAGTTGGCCATTTTGGCCATTTGTGGGAGCCTGGTTGGTCTCATCCGTTGGTATCGCGATGCCGATAACACCTTCATCTTGATCAAAGGTCGGTTTCGGCGAGGCTTCCATACTTCAAATGAGAGTTCTCTGTCGGAAGTGTGGAGTATTGTAGGATTGAGGGGAGAGTATTCACGGAGCCGGGATAGACAAACGATCTGGCTTGCTCATTCAACTTCCCCATGGGGTCGTCATCCCATTTGTATCCAGATTAGCTATATACGTGCTGTCAAATCTATCAGCACTTACAAGCATCACAGGACGATGGCGATTCGGCGCCGAAACCCCGGCTGGAGACGTGCTATCTCGAAGCCTTGACAGGTAGACACTAAACCTTACGCTACCCCATAGTTTAGGCCGGAACTAGAGCGTGGCTGACTTTGTCAATTGTATTTCTACTATGGCCCAAGGCTTGGGTTTGTGAATAGGATCTAAGTCTTTCAGCAATATAGTTGTCAGAAGTGTGGAAAGTTTATAGGATAAATGCTCTATCTATCACTGGGACACAAGGTATCCCCGGCGGAGGCAAACAACTAGAGTAAAATGAGCCAAGTTTGGTATGATAACATGGCACCTATATGTACTGTAAAAAAGAGCAGAACTTGTCAAGTATGGATGAAGCTAAAATAGCCGACTGTAGGGGACGCTGTGAAACATGAATGGTCTTCGGCGAAAAATCACCGAGACCCTGAGTGATCGCACTAGCCCACTTGCCCACGTCGCGGAGTTATTAGATATTACCAGTCCTGACTACTCATCGCTGCAGTATCACTTTCGGTACATTTGTGTCCAAAATCCCCGGGACACCCGAGATAAACTAGTACAGCTAAAATGAACTCTTATATGTAGCTTAAATCTAGAAACTATACCAGCGTGTCTAAAGTATATAATCTATGGTATTAAATTAATCACTACAAAAGCAAACAGTCAATTGGCCATACATTGCTATATGCACTCAGATTGCTAAGCAAAGTCTGATTGATGGTGTAAGCTAGGAGTATAACGCCGCCACTTCACTACTTTACACCTCACTGCTTGTTCTTGATTTCAGCTTGTCTTCCTGTGGAAACTGCCCCATTCATCAAAGTTGTACTACCATTTAATATAAGTTAATAGAACGCTGCATTGTTCAACCAATGGTGTGTTAGTTGCTTTACTTATGCCTTCGTCAACGCCATAATGCTCATACCCAGCTAATAGAGTTCCCCTTCCCCCTTAATTTGGAGTACATTCAGAATTTCG
This genomic stretch from Trichoderma breve strain T069 chromosome 1, whole genome shotgun sequence harbors:
- a CDS encoding amino acid permease domain-containing protein, which encodes MEASPKPTFDQDEGVIGIAIPTDETNQAPTNGQNGQLKRNLNSRQINMFSIAGSIGTGLLIATGAALANGGPGSMLIAFAILGFICYNVLVAYGEMATAFPMDKGFSGYAARFVDPAYGFATGLNYFCKYAVLLANNLTASGLIMQYWLPHVNVGVWIVSFAVPIIFINLFPVKVFGEIEFVAAIIKTLVILGLMILCLVIDLGGGPNHDRLGFRYWKDPGAFNAHLVEGATGRFLGWWSCMVSAGFVYMGTEVVGVAFGEADKPWKVIPRAIRQTFWRILFLYVGAVFLLGLVVPYNSPNLMTATHSKTGAGASPFIVAIKDAGISFLPGFINGCLLVFVLSAANSDIYIASRTLYGLARDNYLPQIFTRTYGAVPIVAVGTASIFFLLALMNVTTGSNQVFSDLVSLATIFGLFNWISIMVTYLSFRRGMEAQNMPRASLPYTESWMKLRVSGSLFITCLVILFNGVNNFIPSFQAKPFVFAYVGIPIHIVLILGPKLLFRYCRVQPASMDLFTGRITAEEKQAAEREEKREAPQRNLRLFARFRQRRLE
- a CDS encoding organic solute transporter ostalpha domain-containing protein, with amino-acid sequence MVAIDQSSRILVFARADDDDSCARPTTDDNGDVLSIGITTHTLLKILSAVFLGLTVLNSIIHITRHLTRYTAPIQQRQIIRIILVPTVFAIFSFLSVLFYQTSIYLRPLAEIYESIAIPAIFILYVHYVFPGSHSWRELFYRLEDPYSREASIAGGDVTWFKRTCVFVFQYPISKTASSIVEIATQGAGVYCVNSLAPRHAHLWCEIINVLSIVLAVPHVIRFERRMKEHIDPNHKPGVKLWTFKGFVFLQFVQLILFGLLNGRLSHPTASITFNDLYYGIPATLTCIEAWIFTIIFMWSFSTKEYAPKNIDGQCHRMPFWRALLDSLNIADLVGAIATLIRILMEGNWQPVREDQNGGERK